A portion of the Streptomyces coeruleoprunus genome contains these proteins:
- a CDS encoding FAD-dependent oxidoreductase — MPILGPPTEQHTITLPPRPAQLAGTTDVLVVGGGPAGLGAALAATDAGADVVLVERYGFLGGNATAALVMPLMSFHNEKKQASPGDDTRLLPTDHGEGEPVVAGVLWRLLDRLTRQGGCVPPSVETGYTVPFDPEVFKLVTLDMLEEAGVRMLFHAFASSALPLDDGLRVVFETKSGPVVIDARVVVDCTGDGDIAAASGAPYEVGRPVDGLVQPMTLMFRVANFLQPRFADYVREHPDQWRGVHGLWDLVREATADGELELPREDILFFATPHPDELSVNSTRITRVLGTSVWDLTRAEFVARRQLRQIDHFLRHHVPGFEESYVVQSGVQTGVRETRRIMGDYKLTGHDIMAAELFPDAIAHGAYPVDIHNPQGTGTILKRVPQGKAYDIPLRCLLPRGTDHLLVAGRCISGTHVAHSSYRVMPIAMATGQAAGVCAALAVRRDRRPRDVHHTLVQRELLRQGARLRDGLVETSSAVSD, encoded by the coding sequence ATGCCGATCCTCGGACCACCCACCGAGCAGCACACCATCACGCTGCCGCCCCGCCCCGCGCAGCTCGCGGGCACGACCGACGTACTCGTCGTCGGCGGCGGCCCGGCCGGCCTCGGGGCGGCGCTCGCCGCCACGGACGCCGGGGCGGACGTGGTCCTCGTCGAACGCTACGGGTTCCTCGGCGGCAACGCGACGGCGGCCCTGGTCATGCCGCTGATGTCGTTCCACAACGAGAAGAAGCAGGCATCCCCCGGGGACGACACCCGCCTGCTGCCCACCGACCACGGCGAGGGGGAGCCGGTGGTCGCCGGTGTGCTGTGGCGGCTGCTGGACCGGCTCACCCGGCAGGGCGGCTGCGTCCCGCCCTCCGTCGAAACCGGCTACACGGTGCCGTTCGACCCGGAGGTCTTCAAGCTCGTCACGCTGGACATGCTGGAGGAGGCAGGGGTGCGGATGCTCTTCCACGCCTTCGCGTCCTCGGCGCTTCCGCTCGACGACGGCCTGCGGGTGGTCTTCGAGACCAAGTCGGGTCCCGTGGTGATCGACGCCAGGGTCGTCGTGGACTGCACGGGGGACGGCGACATCGCGGCCGCCTCGGGCGCACCCTACGAGGTCGGCCGGCCGGTGGACGGGCTCGTCCAGCCCATGACGCTCATGTTCCGGGTGGCGAACTTCCTCCAGCCGCGCTTCGCCGACTACGTCAGGGAACACCCCGACCAGTGGCGCGGCGTCCACGGGCTGTGGGATCTCGTCCGCGAGGCCACAGCGGACGGCGAACTGGAGCTGCCGCGCGAGGACATCCTGTTCTTCGCCACCCCGCACCCCGACGAACTGAGCGTGAACAGCACACGGATCACCAGAGTGCTGGGCACGAGCGTGTGGGACCTGACCCGCGCCGAATTCGTCGCCCGCCGCCAACTGCGGCAGATCGACCACTTCCTGCGCCACCACGTGCCCGGCTTCGAGGAGTCGTACGTGGTCCAGAGCGGCGTGCAGACCGGCGTGCGCGAGACCCGCCGCATCATGGGCGACTACAAACTGACCGGGCACGACATCATGGCGGCGGAGCTCTTCCCGGACGCCATCGCCCACGGCGCCTACCCGGTCGACATCCACAACCCGCAGGGCACGGGCACGATCCTGAAGCGCGTACCCCAAGGGAAGGCGTACGACATCCCGCTGCGCTGCCTGCTGCCCCGCGGCACCGATCACCTGCTCGTCGCGGGCCGCTGCATCTCGGGCACCCATGTCGCCCACTCGTCGTACCGGGTGATGCCCATCGCCATGGCGACCGGCCAGGCCGCGGGCGTCTGCGCCGCCCTCGCGGTGCGACGCGACCGTCGGCCCCGCGACGTCCACCACACACTCGTCCAGCGGGAACTGCTCCGGCAGGGCGCCCGGCTGCGCGACGGCCTCGTCGAGACGTCCTCGGCCGTCTCCGACTGA
- a CDS encoding glycosyltransferase family 39 protein, with translation MAVWAAAILCAVRALVRRDGRWWIAFGVVCGAGLLNKHLITLLMAGLLTGLLTVGPRRVLADRWVWCGAAVALLLALPTLVHQAAHGWPQLQMARALADRYGAANRTGFVPEHVLLLGLAQLPVWIAGLVGLFRRQAWRPVRALGVAYGVVVAIVLVSGGRQDYAAPVVIALYGAGCVPVAAWLARDRHPAVRVPVWSAASLSTAGIMVVTLPLLPLELAARTPIPRLNVAMREQIGWPAYVDQVAGVFRSLPPADRRRAVILTENYGEAAALDLFGRGLPPAYSGHVELYHLGKPPPGATIAVTVGMRPAELATVFRACSVKGRLADATRIRNLESGAPLMVCEGPRGPWARLWPRLRHLD, from the coding sequence ATGGCGGTCTGGGCGGCGGCGATCCTGTGCGCTGTCCGGGCCCTGGTCCGCCGGGACGGGCGATGGTGGATCGCCTTCGGCGTGGTGTGCGGGGCCGGCCTTCTCAACAAGCACCTGATCACGCTCCTGATGGCCGGGCTGCTCACCGGGCTGCTCACCGTCGGGCCGCGCAGGGTGCTGGCGGACCGATGGGTCTGGTGCGGCGCCGCGGTGGCTCTGCTACTGGCCCTGCCCACCCTCGTCCACCAGGCCGCTCACGGCTGGCCGCAGCTTCAGATGGCGCGGGCGCTGGCCGACCGGTACGGCGCGGCCAACCGCACCGGCTTCGTGCCGGAGCATGTGCTGCTGCTGGGCCTGGCACAGCTGCCCGTCTGGATCGCCGGCCTCGTCGGCCTGTTCCGCAGGCAGGCTTGGCGCCCCGTGCGGGCCTTGGGCGTGGCGTACGGCGTGGTCGTGGCGATCGTCCTCGTCAGCGGAGGGCGCCAGGACTACGCGGCCCCTGTCGTCATCGCGCTGTACGGGGCGGGATGCGTTCCGGTGGCCGCATGGCTGGCACGTGACCGGCACCCGGCGGTGCGCGTACCGGTGTGGAGCGCGGCGTCGCTGTCCACCGCCGGGATCATGGTGGTGACGCTTCCGCTGCTGCCCCTGGAGCTGGCCGCCCGCACACCGATCCCGCGGCTCAACGTGGCGATGAGGGAGCAGATCGGCTGGCCCGCGTACGTGGATCAGGTGGCCGGGGTCTTCCGCTCGCTGCCCCCCGCCGACCGGCGACGGGCGGTCATCCTGACGGAGAACTACGGCGAAGCGGCGGCGCTGGACCTGTTCGGTCGTGGCCTGCCCCCCGCGTACAGCGGGCATGTGGAGCTCTACCACCTCGGCAAGCCTCCGCCCGGCGCCACGATCGCCGTCACCGTGGGGATGCGTCCGGCGGAACTCGCAACGGTGTTCCGCGCATGCTCGGTGAAGGGACGACTGGCCGACGCCACGCGCATCCGCAACCTGGAGTCGGGCGCGCCCCTCATGGTGTGCGAAGGCCCGCGAGGGCCATGGGCGCGGCTGTGGCCGCGCTTGCGTCATCTGGACTGA
- a CDS encoding glycosyltransferase family 39 protein — MFRTEPTPAARIDTLTSSPPPVRLPMFWKPVLCASGVLLLVLLGTAGRYGYHRDELYFRLLGQHLAWGYTDVPVGTPALARLFTTLLGDNLFALRVPSALSAALTVVLTAALARELGGGRSAQTLAAAGTAAGGSPWSPATCCSPPWSTWRSGRRRSCALSGPWSAGTGDGGSPSAWCAGPAFSTST; from the coding sequence ATGTTCCGCACTGAGCCGACGCCGGCCGCCAGGATCGATACCCTCACGTCTTCACCCCCGCCCGTGCGGCTTCCGATGTTCTGGAAGCCGGTGCTGTGCGCGTCCGGCGTCCTGCTGCTCGTTCTGCTCGGCACCGCCGGGCGGTACGGGTATCACCGCGACGAGTTGTACTTCCGGTTGCTGGGGCAGCACTTGGCCTGGGGCTACACCGATGTCCCCGTCGGCACGCCCGCGCTGGCCCGGCTCTTCACCACCCTCCTGGGCGACAACCTCTTCGCCCTGCGCGTACCGTCCGCGCTGTCGGCGGCCCTGACGGTCGTCCTCACCGCCGCGCTGGCCCGTGAGCTGGGCGGCGGTCGCAGCGCCCAGACGCTGGCGGCCGCGGGAACCGCCGCAGGGGGTTCACCCTGGTCACCGGCCACATGCTGCAGTCCTCCGTGGTCGACATGGCGGTCTGGGCGGCGGCGATCCTGTGCGCTGTCCGGGCCCTGGTCCGCCGGGACGGGCGATGGTGGATCGCCTTCGGCGTGGTGTGCGGGGCCGGCCTTCTCAACAAGCACCTGA
- a CDS encoding MMPL family transporter, with translation MAVFLSRLGRFAFRRRGLVVLLWLLALVGAGFAASTAAPPPADTFSMPGTESQKAFDLLQEKFPDARADGAAARVVIRAPGAEKITSPTRRAQVERLVAELAKAPQVVVVADPFKVNAVSGDRTTTYAYVTYEAKATELTDAAHDGLTGAMERARATGLVVEAGGDAVEIEQTMSGTGEQLGILVSAVVLLLTFGSLVAAGMPLLTAMIGVGTGISGIVALGSALGLSSTTSTLAMMIGLAVGIDYALFIVSRYRSEIAEGRERAEAASRAVGTAGSAVVFAGLTVIIALAGLAVVNVPMLTKMGLAAAGTVAVAVLLAITFVPALLGFAPVKVLARRDRHRYTGKPLSERQQRKAARREDRRKANLGARWAGLVLRRPVAVLVLGVLGLGAVALPAASLELGLPGEGSMSPRTTQRKAYDMLSDSFGPGFNGPLTITVRAEDAKATTELVRTALEGVPGVDSVSPVTTGPSGDTALVNVVPDTGPADTRTENLVRSLRGMAGGLESRTGASEILVAGQTAMLIDFSQTLDDALLPYLGLVVGLAFLLLMLVFRSVLVPLKAALGFLLSVTAALGAVVAVFQWGWLAGLVGVDQPGPIMSTLPIFMIGVVFGLAMDYEVFLVSRMREAYVHGARPGEAVAAGFRYGGRVVSAAAIIMTSVFSGFVLEDDDFVKMIGFGLAAAVLFDAFVVRMAIVPALFALLGKSAWWLPRWLDRLLPNIDVEGAKLTQHRTTPSEPSVRERHLVG, from the coding sequence GTGGCCGTATTCCTCTCCCGACTGGGCCGCTTCGCCTTCCGACGGCGGGGCCTGGTCGTCCTCCTGTGGCTCCTCGCTCTCGTCGGCGCGGGCTTCGCGGCCTCCACCGCGGCCCCTCCGCCCGCCGACACCTTCTCGATGCCGGGTACGGAGTCGCAGAAGGCCTTCGATCTGCTCCAGGAGAAGTTCCCGGACGCCCGCGCGGACGGTGCCGCCGCCCGCGTCGTCATCCGCGCCCCCGGCGCCGAGAAGATCACCTCGCCCACCCGCAGGGCGCAGGTCGAGCGGCTCGTCGCCGAACTCGCCAAGGCGCCCCAAGTCGTGGTCGTGGCCGACCCGTTCAAGGTGAACGCCGTGAGCGGCGACCGTACGACCACGTACGCCTACGTCACGTACGAGGCGAAGGCCACCGAGCTGACCGATGCGGCGCACGACGGCCTCACCGGCGCGATGGAGCGGGCCCGGGCCACCGGCCTCGTCGTCGAGGCGGGCGGCGACGCCGTCGAGATCGAGCAGACGATGAGCGGTACGGGTGAGCAGCTCGGCATCCTCGTCTCCGCCGTCGTCCTGCTCCTCACCTTCGGCTCCCTGGTCGCCGCCGGAATGCCCCTGCTGACCGCCATGATCGGTGTCGGTACAGGCATCAGCGGCATCGTCGCGCTCGGCAGCGCGCTCGGACTGTCGTCCACCACCTCGACGCTCGCGATGATGATCGGCCTTGCCGTCGGTATCGACTACGCCCTGTTCATCGTCTCCCGCTACCGTTCCGAGATCGCCGAGGGGCGTGAGCGCGCCGAAGCCGCCTCGCGCGCCGTGGGCACGGCGGGTTCGGCCGTGGTGTTCGCCGGACTCACCGTGATCATCGCCCTGGCGGGGCTCGCGGTGGTGAACGTCCCGATGCTCACCAAGATGGGCCTGGCCGCGGCCGGCACGGTCGCCGTGGCCGTACTCCTCGCGATCACGTTCGTGCCCGCACTCCTCGGCTTCGCCCCCGTCAAGGTGCTCGCCCGCAGGGACCGCCACCGGTACACCGGCAAGCCGCTGTCGGAGCGTCAGCAGCGCAAGGCCGCCCGGCGCGAGGACCGCCGCAAGGCGAACCTCGGTGCCCGCTGGGCGGGGCTCGTACTGCGCCGCCCCGTCGCCGTCCTCGTGCTCGGCGTCCTGGGCCTCGGTGCCGTCGCCCTGCCCGCCGCGAGCCTCGAACTGGGGCTGCCGGGCGAGGGGAGCATGTCCCCGCGGACCACCCAGCGCAAGGCGTACGACATGCTGTCGGACTCCTTCGGTCCGGGCTTCAACGGGCCGCTGACGATCACCGTCCGGGCCGAGGACGCGAAAGCGACGACGGAACTGGTCCGCACGGCTCTGGAAGGCGTCCCCGGAGTCGACAGCGTCTCTCCCGTCACGACCGGCCCTTCGGGCGACACCGCGCTCGTCAATGTCGTCCCCGACACCGGTCCGGCCGACACCAGGACCGAAAACCTCGTGCGCTCGCTGCGTGGCATGGCGGGCGGGCTGGAGTCCCGGACGGGCGCCTCGGAGATCCTGGTCGCCGGCCAGACCGCGATGCTCATCGACTTCTCGCAGACCCTGGACGACGCGCTGCTCCCCTACCTCGGTCTGGTGGTCGGCCTGGCGTTCCTCCTGCTCATGCTGGTCTTCCGCTCCGTGCTCGTCCCCCTCAAGGCGGCACTCGGCTTCCTTCTGTCGGTGACCGCGGCCCTCGGTGCCGTGGTGGCCGTGTTCCAGTGGGGCTGGCTCGCCGGCCTCGTCGGTGTCGACCAGCCGGGCCCGATCATGAGCACCCTGCCCATCTTCATGATCGGCGTGGTCTTCGGCCTCGCGATGGACTACGAGGTCTTCCTGGTCTCCCGGATGCGTGAGGCGTACGTCCACGGCGCCCGCCCGGGCGAGGCGGTCGCCGCCGGGTTCCGGTACGGAGGCCGGGTCGTCAGCGCCGCCGCGATCATCATGACCAGCGTCTTCTCCGGGTTCGTCCTGGAGGACGACGACTTCGTCAAGATGATCGGTTTCGGTCTCGCCGCCGCTGTCCTCTTCGACGCCTTCGTCGTCCGCATGGCCATCGTGCCCGCCCTGTTCGCCCTGCTCGGCAAGTCCGCCTGGTGGCTGCCGCGGTGGCTCGACCGGCTCCTGCCCAACATCGACGTCGAGGGCGCGAAGCTGACCCAGCACCGCACGACGCCCTCGGAGCCCTCCGTACGAGAGCGGCACCTCGTGGGCTGA
- a CDS encoding ferredoxin, with translation MDVRVDRDRCLGAGMCALTAPGVFDQDQDEGLVVLLNARPPQEQRAAVRVAAGVCPASVITVAERGASTTS, from the coding sequence ATGGACGTCCGTGTCGACCGCGACCGGTGCCTCGGTGCCGGAATGTGCGCCCTGACCGCCCCTGGGGTCTTCGACCAGGACCAGGACGAGGGTCTGGTCGTCCTGCTGAACGCCCGGCCGCCGCAGGAGCAGCGCGCGGCAGTGCGCGTCGCCGCCGGGGTGTGCCCCGCCTCGGTCATCACCGTGGCGGAGCGGGGAGCCTCCACCACCTCGTAG
- a CDS encoding YybH family protein gives MASHESDIRALLDSRVDASQTKDIDRLMSHYSDDIVYYDAVPPLQFTGREEVRGNFLRWFDAYDGPISLETHALTVASSDADIAFAHMLHLDSGTRKNGLDIGIWVRSSVCFRRLNGTWLITHEHISMPINPENLQAWFPPDM, from the coding sequence ATGGCTTCGCACGAGTCCGACATCAGGGCGCTGCTGGACAGCCGCGTCGACGCCAGCCAGACCAAGGACATCGACCGACTGATGTCCCATTACTCGGACGACATCGTCTACTACGACGCCGTTCCCCCGCTCCAGTTCACGGGACGCGAAGAGGTCCGCGGCAACTTCCTGCGCTGGTTCGACGCCTACGACGGCCCGATCAGCCTGGAGACGCACGCGCTCACCGTCGCGAGCAGTGATGCGGACATCGCCTTCGCGCACATGCTGCACCTGGACTCGGGAACGCGGAAGAACGGGCTCGACATAGGGATCTGGGTGCGTTCGAGCGTGTGCTTCCGGCGGTTGAACGGCACGTGGCTGATCACCCACGAGCACATCTCCATGCCGATCAACCCGGAGAACCTCCAGGCCTGGTTTCCGCCGGACATGTGA
- the sigJ gene encoding RNA polymerase sigma factor SigJ produces the protein MTIQPGPADDLLDPSLAALMGERRRLINLAYRLLGSLSEAEDVVQETYVRWYAMSRQRQEAVESVGGWLTTVATRICLNLLGSARARRERYVGHWIPEPVPEPTERPDGSPGAETGDPADRVTLDESVNMAFLVVLESMTPAERVAFVLHDVFRYSFTEVAEIVGRSPAACRQLAASARRRLRDARPASRPMPADQAAGIVRNFKQAWEAKDIGSLIGLLDPAATAVGDGGGRVTAVPYPIEGGAQVADFFVQLAARASDLVLVERTVNGRPGLVAEHAGATVAVYAFDIAGDRIRHIWAVLNPEKLRPWTK, from the coding sequence GTGACCATCCAGCCCGGACCGGCAGACGACCTGCTCGATCCGAGCCTGGCCGCGCTCATGGGCGAGCGGCGCCGGCTGATCAACCTCGCCTACCGGCTCCTCGGCTCCCTGTCGGAGGCCGAGGACGTCGTCCAGGAGACCTATGTCCGCTGGTACGCCATGTCCCGGCAGCGGCAGGAGGCCGTCGAGTCCGTCGGCGGCTGGCTGACGACGGTCGCCACCCGCATCTGCCTGAACCTGCTCGGCTCGGCACGGGCTCGGCGCGAGCGGTACGTGGGTCACTGGATCCCCGAGCCGGTGCCGGAACCCACCGAGCGGCCCGACGGATCGCCGGGCGCCGAGACCGGCGACCCGGCCGACCGCGTCACGCTGGACGAGTCGGTCAACATGGCCTTCCTGGTCGTGCTCGAATCCATGACCCCTGCCGAACGCGTCGCGTTCGTCCTGCACGACGTCTTCCGCTACTCGTTCACCGAAGTGGCCGAGATCGTCGGCCGCAGCCCCGCCGCCTGCCGCCAGCTGGCCGCCTCGGCCCGCCGACGGCTCCGCGACGCGCGGCCGGCCTCCCGCCCGATGCCGGCCGACCAGGCCGCCGGCATCGTCAGGAACTTCAAACAGGCCTGGGAAGCCAAGGACATCGGCTCCCTCATCGGCCTGCTCGACCCCGCCGCGACGGCGGTCGGGGACGGGGGCGGCCGCGTCACGGCCGTGCCGTACCCGATCGAAGGCGGCGCGCAGGTGGCGGACTTCTTCGTCCAACTCGCCGCCAGGGCAAGCGACCTCGTACTCGTCGAGCGGACCGTCAACGGCCGCCCCGGCCTGGTGGCGGAGCACGCCGGCGCCACGGTGGCGGTGTACGCCTTCGACATCGCCGGCGACCGCATCAGGCACATCTGGGCCGTACTGAACCCGGAGAAGCTCCGGCCGTGGACGAAATGA
- a CDS encoding NACHT domain-containing protein codes for MPGDEHDDGVRVHNEISGGRFHTVVQGHRVEVHFTSPRPEEQQARGRPGQALPAVVCAALGLALFHTPPPAARGLAPLGAALAVTGLVWCAAVLLELPERWRSRRAPRRGPLPEELDRVAADLAAALADEYARDERQSRIHDPVPIPVRWSAADPWVSDHEANILGAPATTDPPPAPAPDRDGRFDAIGRFFTSLPNGRLVILGAPGAGKSALALRLARALLDDRVSLTAVPVLLPLASWNPTEQDPWHWAAHRLAALHPSAVPTHHTAHDLITSGRLLPILDGLDELPAPTRARALARLRRSLNAPARLVLTCRSEEYEAAVADAATVLPAATVVQLTPLGIDDLRAYLPRTAPRTGPAPAAPTKWAPVLAELSADAGPPQAAMVRSVLSTPLMVSLARFVYSETHADPRDLLDNRRFPDAAAVERHLYDAFLSAAYEDSAARADSAGGLWSSAQARRWAGYLAAHLRRGGEQDIAWWRLTEAVPWWLRWPGTGLAVGVAALAVGLTGYDDPWWREWLPLPPWSAVLLLGSLAALLDCAPSPAVDAPRRLRVPGREEVRAWRRASRWLRWWLPAVVTALAFSGVFTRPGWALLPLALPALALLLSLSMGLLALLSCRADPAEASEPVALLRADRRTELVLGPLALVRHRRRRTATEVVLGFTFLLVIIWQVETATTTTLTWLRTAALVLLAWALCAWSGSAGGGLVLARLWFSFSGTLPWRVMTFLDDAHHRGVLRQSGGLYRFRHIELRNRLAEANGVTADGTAARPAREEPQPPSFVSVYAVSTCLMSMGLMASLMVSPDFTSKPAPTACELLPVKQVRQVIADPVQDDRGHLCHYEERSPFRPARKAMLDRDWEAPGQADEEEWDIMRRSMDTPGTFHLPRLGDEALLRVSPSTEPYGAPEAVVAVWAGHMIVRVTYSEEYATTGRVSAVARIIARWVLRAGDVPDDRIGAAGPVLADVPPAQLPRRTRTDGYQRPERSLYGAVWGADEHSVIQTHPDLSIPVRTPPDVFGCWPQEGDGVFGCSGESLVVNIVDRPAAQPPDPGPDPGPDLSYAVLDPEGSRYEISIRVTYTPAGLPAREIRVRVEADAGQAEVAQKIVNSVYTQTLPRG; via the coding sequence ATGCCGGGGGACGAACACGACGACGGTGTCCGGGTGCACAACGAGATCTCCGGCGGCCGGTTCCACACCGTCGTGCAGGGCCACCGGGTCGAGGTGCACTTCACGAGCCCCCGCCCCGAGGAGCAGCAGGCCCGCGGCAGACCGGGCCAGGCCCTGCCGGCGGTCGTCTGCGCCGCGCTGGGGCTGGCCCTGTTCCACACGCCGCCACCGGCAGCGCGAGGTCTTGCCCCGCTCGGGGCCGCGCTGGCCGTCACCGGTCTGGTGTGGTGCGCGGCCGTCCTCCTGGAGCTGCCCGAGCGGTGGCGGAGCCGTCGTGCGCCGCGCCGCGGGCCGCTGCCCGAGGAGCTCGACCGGGTGGCGGCGGACCTCGCGGCGGCGCTCGCCGACGAGTACGCGCGCGACGAGCGGCAGTCCCGCATCCACGACCCCGTGCCCATCCCCGTCCGTTGGTCGGCGGCCGACCCATGGGTGAGCGACCACGAGGCCAACATCCTGGGCGCGCCTGCGACCACCGATCCCCCACCGGCTCCGGCCCCCGACCGGGACGGCCGGTTCGACGCCATCGGCCGCTTCTTCACCTCCCTCCCCAACGGCCGTCTGGTGATCCTGGGCGCGCCCGGCGCGGGCAAGTCGGCGCTGGCGCTGCGGCTCGCCCGCGCGCTCCTGGACGACAGGGTGTCGCTGACGGCCGTACCCGTGCTGCTGCCCCTGGCCTCCTGGAACCCCACCGAGCAGGACCCCTGGCACTGGGCGGCGCACCGGCTGGCCGCCCTGCACCCCTCGGCGGTGCCCACTCACCACACCGCCCACGACCTCATCACCAGCGGCCGGCTCCTGCCGATCCTCGACGGCCTGGACGAACTGCCCGCACCCACCCGCGCCAGGGCCCTCGCCCGGCTGCGGCGCAGCCTGAACGCCCCGGCCCGGCTCGTGCTGACCTGCCGGAGCGAGGAGTACGAGGCCGCCGTCGCCGACGCGGCCACGGTGCTGCCGGCCGCGACGGTCGTGCAGCTGACCCCGCTCGGCATCGACGACCTGCGCGCCTATCTGCCGCGCACCGCGCCACGCACCGGTCCGGCCCCGGCCGCGCCGACCAAGTGGGCGCCCGTCCTGGCCGAGCTGTCCGCCGACGCCGGGCCGCCGCAGGCCGCCATGGTGCGCTCGGTGCTGAGCACGCCCCTCATGGTGAGCCTCGCCCGCTTCGTCTACAGCGAGACCCACGCCGATCCGCGCGACCTCCTCGACAACCGCCGCTTCCCCGACGCCGCCGCCGTCGAACGTCACCTCTACGACGCGTTCCTCTCCGCCGCCTACGAGGACTCCGCCGCCCGCGCGGATTCCGCGGGCGGCCTGTGGAGCAGCGCCCAGGCCCGCCGCTGGGCCGGGTACCTCGCAGCGCATCTGCGGCGCGGCGGTGAGCAGGACATCGCGTGGTGGCGGCTGACGGAGGCGGTGCCATGGTGGCTGCGCTGGCCGGGCACGGGGCTCGCGGTGGGTGTCGCAGCCCTGGCCGTGGGACTGACCGGCTACGACGATCCGTGGTGGCGGGAGTGGCTGCCGCTGCCCCCGTGGTCGGCGGTGCTCCTGCTCGGCTCGCTCGCGGCGCTCCTCGACTGTGCGCCCTCCCCGGCCGTCGACGCGCCGCGCCGGTTGCGGGTGCCGGGGCGGGAGGAGGTGCGGGCGTGGCGGCGGGCATCGCGGTGGCTGCGGTGGTGGTTGCCGGCCGTGGTGACGGCACTGGCCTTCTCCGGCGTGTTCACCCGCCCCGGCTGGGCGCTGCTTCCCCTGGCCCTGCCGGCTCTGGCGCTGCTGCTGTCCCTGTCCATGGGCCTGCTCGCCCTGCTGAGCTGCCGGGCCGATCCCGCCGAGGCGTCGGAACCGGTCGCTCTGCTGCGGGCGGACCGCCGTACCGAGCTGGTGCTCGGCCCCCTCGCTCTCGTCCGGCACCGGCGCCGGCGGACCGCGACCGAGGTGGTGCTCGGCTTCACCTTCCTGCTGGTGATCATCTGGCAGGTGGAGACAGCGACGACGACCACCCTCACCTGGCTGCGGACGGCGGCGCTCGTGCTGCTCGCCTGGGCGCTGTGCGCCTGGTCGGGGTCGGCCGGCGGCGGGCTGGTCCTGGCCCGCCTCTGGTTCTCCTTCAGCGGCACGCTGCCCTGGCGGGTGATGACCTTCCTGGACGACGCGCACCACCGGGGCGTGCTGCGGCAGTCCGGCGGGCTGTACCGCTTCCGCCACATCGAGCTGCGCAACCGGCTCGCGGAGGCGAACGGCGTCACCGCGGACGGCACGGCCGCCCGCCCCGCCCGCGAGGAGCCGCAACCGCCCTCGTTCGTCAGCGTGTACGCCGTCAGCACCTGCCTGATGTCGATGGGCCTCATGGCGTCCTTGATGGTCTCCCCGGACTTCACGTCGAAACCCGCGCCGACCGCGTGCGAGCTGCTTCCGGTGAAGCAGGTGCGGCAGGTGATCGCCGACCCGGTGCAGGACGACAGAGGACATCTCTGTCACTACGAGGAGAGATCGCCCTTCCGTCCCGCGCGGAAAGCGATGCTCGACCGCGACTGGGAAGCCCCCGGACAGGCCGACGAGGAGGAGTGGGACATCATGCGGCGCTCCATGGACACGCCGGGTACCTTCCACCTCCCGCGACTCGGGGACGAGGCCCTGCTGCGGGTGTCCCCGTCCACGGAGCCGTACGGCGCGCCGGAGGCCGTGGTGGCCGTGTGGGCCGGGCACATGATCGTGCGGGTGACGTACAGCGAGGAGTACGCCACGACCGGCAGGGTCAGCGCGGTGGCCCGGATCATCGCCCGGTGGGTGCTGCGCGCGGGCGATGTCCCGGACGACCGGATCGGTGCCGCCGGGCCCGTACTGGCCGACGTCCCTCCGGCCCAGCTGCCGCGGCGGACGCGCACCGACGGGTACCAGCGTCCCGAGCGGTCGCTGTACGGCGCGGTCTGGGGTGCCGACGAGCACTCCGTGATCCAGACACACCCCGATCTGAGCATTCCCGTGCGAACGCCACCGGACGTCTTCGGGTGCTGGCCACAGGAGGGAGACGGTGTCTTCGGGTGCAGCGGCGAGTCCCTGGTCGTCAACATCGTGGACCGCCCCGCCGCCCAGCCGCCCGACCCCGGCCCGGACCCCGGTCCCGACCTGTCGTACGCCGTCCTGGATCCCGAGGGCAGCCGGTACGAGATCTCGATCCGCGTGACGTACACCCCGGCGGGCCTCCCCGCGCGCGAGATCCGGGTGCGTGTCGAGGCCGACGCCGGGCAGGCCGAGGTGGCGCAGAAGATCGTCAACAGCGTCTACACCCAGACGCTGCCGCGCGGCTGA
- a CDS encoding TetR/AcrR family transcriptional regulator — MSARKQARNHGGRPRDSRVDDAIASAVQELLAEVGYMGLTMAEVAARAGVGKAAIYRRHATKQEMIFDVLLPDQFLAVAPDHGSLSADLAAVLAEIADSMTTPPQGTIPGLLADIHADPALRDRFDRKYLEAQRRTLTEILDRAAARGELTTRPDPAALNALLVGPVFAWLFLLSESPEQLPVLTSALLDAALALTSSGPSGAAVQAGAP; from the coding sequence ATGTCTGCGCGAAAGCAAGCCAGGAACCACGGGGGCCGCCCCCGGGACAGCCGCGTCGATGACGCCATCGCCTCCGCCGTTCAAGAGCTACTGGCCGAGGTGGGATACATGGGGCTCACGATGGCCGAGGTGGCCGCGCGAGCGGGTGTGGGCAAAGCGGCGATCTACCGGCGCCACGCCACCAAACAAGAAATGATCTTCGACGTTCTGCTGCCGGATCAGTTCCTGGCCGTGGCACCCGACCACGGCTCGCTCAGCGCCGACCTGGCCGCCGTGCTCGCCGAGATCGCGGACAGCATGACCACCCCGCCGCAGGGGACGATCCCGGGCCTGCTGGCCGACATCCACGCCGACCCCGCGCTACGTGACCGGTTCGACCGGAAGTACCTCGAAGCCCAGCGCCGGACCCTCACGGAGATCCTGGACCGCGCGGCCGCACGCGGCGAACTCACCACCCGCCCCGACCCGGCCGCCCTCAACGCCCTGCTGGTCGGCCCCGTCTTCGCCTGGCTGTTCCTGCTGTCCGAATCCCCCGAGCAGCTGCCCGTCCTGACCTCCGCACTTCTCGACGCGGCACTCGCCCTCACCAGCTCCGGACCTTCCGGGGCCGCCGTCCAAGCCGGTGCTCCGTGA